In Oscillatoria acuminata PCC 6304, a single window of DNA contains:
- a CDS encoding FHA domain-containing protein yields MSENQGFQNIEIQARLTLVTPVNSSNQTKQAVYDLSVSQATIIGRSPDCQIPVDSNQYNTVSRRHAQIKLRVGEPEPIWELCDLNSANGTFINGQKLQGCRDLRSGDRIVLSYDGPEFIFGCQYKKITASPSKPETIEPPEIGSQPVPQSTPVTPKQEVIAKPEPKSVVVEEPQKTVGTEELAKQVAAKQVAVEEETKPVSTPAAKTIEPSVRPVQPEVVTLSPVSPQLSNVPLNSSQKSLWDLAKADNIQTFSGHTNIVNSVAFSSDGELIASGSNDKVVKLWNLATCEELISISEHKMPVIAVAFSPDGSILATASRDKTVRLWNGKTGEDLDPLNSEKLAVTAIAWSPDGQTLAIASQDQTIELWNVTTREPTSTLEVSGKIKAIAYSPDGSLLAMAGRDKTIQLRNLATGETTLTLSGHKMAIHTVCFSPDSSVLASASDDNLLKLWHLETGSEIRTLSGYPWQVGAMAISADGQLFASGSQDHTLKIWTF; encoded by the coding sequence ATGAGTGAAAATCAAGGATTTCAGAATATTGAAATTCAGGCTCGACTAACCCTGGTGACTCCAGTCAATTCCAGCAACCAAACTAAACAAGCTGTTTATGATTTATCCGTCAGTCAAGCTACGATTATCGGTAGATCTCCAGATTGCCAGATTCCGGTTGACTCTAACCAATATAATACAGTTTCTCGGAGGCACGCTCAAATTAAGCTGAGAGTGGGCGAACCTGAACCGATATGGGAACTTTGCGATTTAAATAGTGCCAATGGAACGTTTATCAACGGCCAAAAGTTACAAGGTTGTCGAGATTTACGCTCAGGCGATCGCATTGTCTTGAGTTACGATGGGCCAGAATTTATTTTTGGCTGTCAATATAAAAAAATCACCGCTTCACCCTCAAAACCAGAAACCATCGAACCTCCAGAGATAGGTTCGCAACCTGTACCCCAATCAACCCCAGTCACGCCAAAACAAGAAGTGATTGCGAAACCCGAACCGAAATCAGTTGTGGTAGAGGAACCCCAAAAAACAGTGGGGACAGAAGAATTGGCAAAACAAGTCGCGGCAAAACAAGTCGCGGTAGAGGAAGAAACCAAGCCAGTCTCGACTCCTGCTGCCAAAACAATCGAGCCCAGCGTTCGACCTGTTCAACCGGAAGTGGTGACGCTTAGTCCCGTTTCCCCGCAATTGTCCAACGTCCCGTTGAACAGCAGTCAAAAAAGTTTATGGGATTTAGCCAAAGCTGATAATATTCAAACTTTTAGCGGACATACCAATATTGTAAATTCAGTGGCATTTTCTTCCGATGGGGAGTTAATTGCGAGCGGAAGTAATGATAAAGTTGTTAAATTATGGAATTTGGCCACGTGTGAAGAACTGATCAGTATTTCAGAACACAAAATGCCCGTTATTGCTGTTGCCTTTAGTCCCGATGGTAGTATTTTGGCAACTGCCAGCCGAGATAAAACAGTTAGACTGTGGAATGGCAAAACCGGAGAGGATTTAGACCCGCTAAATAGTGAAAAATTAGCAGTCACTGCGATCGCATGGAGTCCTGATGGGCAAACTTTGGCGATCGCCAGCCAAGACCAGACCATTGAACTTTGGAACGTTACCACTCGCGAACCCACTTCAACCCTTGAAGTATCAGGCAAAATCAAGGCGATCGCCTATAGTCCCGATGGCAGTTTACTGGCAATGGCGGGGCGCGACAAAACCATTCAACTCCGAAATCTGGCCACTGGCGAAACGACTTTAACTTTATCCGGTCACAAAATGGCCATCCATACCGTATGTTTTAGCCCTGACTCATCGGTATTAGCCAGTGCCAGCGATGACAATCTTCTGAAATTGTGGCACTTAGAAACCGGATCAGAAATTCGCACCCTCTCTGGATACCCCTGGCAAGTAGGAGCAATGGCAATCAGTGCCGATGGCCAACTTTTTGCCAGTGGCAGTCAAGACCACACTCTGAAAATTTGGACATTCTAA
- a CDS encoding protein kinase domain-containing protein has product MTIEVGKTLAGHYQIVKSLSSGGFGETYIAEDTHRPGNPQCVLKHLKPANSSPQGLQIARRLFNSEAQVLEKLGEHSQIPRLFAYFEENQEFYLVQEFIEGHPLSAELPLGQRWSETQVKTMLEDVLGILQFVHTQGVIHRDIKPDNIMRRKSDNKLVLIDFGAIKEVGNQGIPQTGQVSGTVAIGTPGYMPTEQGRGKPRPNSDLYALGMIAIQALTGMLPNQLREDNDTGEISWQDQAEVSPALTVVLSQMIRYHFKDRYKTATEVLTALQSPGSGGTYQPTAVANPTYKPTVMANYPTYEPSNGTANQRSAGIPTPPVSKPSLPSEPSLPAQPSPEAKGQNKMPMLIGALILALLVFGGGGFLYAQAENARQQEIAAEHQREAEEQRQLEAQEQEKNQLGEGKLAQANKEAEESGNLQPAIALAANIQDPVVLESLQHQVYDTIDRTWSQIPDFEGNLVYRIWVNAQGAIVDYEATDSLAKTALNQTPLKELHQPSADYVRNTTGSDSSLAEFQVVFTSDGRLDIGLWKGFR; this is encoded by the coding sequence ATGACCATTGAAGTTGGCAAAACCCTAGCCGGACATTACCAAATCGTTAAGTCTCTCAGTTCGGGAGGCTTCGGAGAAACATACATTGCCGAGGATACCCACCGTCCGGGCAATCCTCAATGTGTTCTCAAACACCTGAAACCGGCTAATAGTTCACCGCAAGGATTACAAATTGCCCGACGGTTATTTAATAGTGAAGCCCAAGTCTTAGAAAAACTGGGAGAACATTCGCAAATTCCCCGGTTGTTTGCCTACTTTGAAGAAAATCAAGAATTCTATTTAGTCCAAGAATTTATCGAGGGTCATCCCCTGAGTGCGGAATTGCCCTTGGGTCAGCGATGGAGCGAAACTCAAGTGAAGACCATGCTCGAAGATGTGCTGGGCATTTTGCAATTTGTCCACACTCAAGGAGTAATCCATCGGGATATCAAGCCGGATAATATTATGCGGCGAAAGTCAGACAATAAATTAGTCCTGATTGATTTTGGGGCCATTAAAGAAGTGGGCAATCAAGGAATTCCCCAAACCGGACAAGTCAGCGGCACTGTAGCCATTGGCACTCCGGGATATATGCCCACGGAACAAGGACGAGGCAAACCTCGCCCCAATAGCGATTTATATGCGTTAGGGATGATTGCCATTCAAGCATTGACGGGGATGTTACCGAATCAACTGCGCGAAGATAATGACACCGGAGAAATTAGCTGGCAAGACCAAGCCGAAGTCAGTCCAGCATTGACAGTCGTGCTCAGTCAAATGATTCGCTATCACTTTAAAGACCGCTATAAAACAGCGACGGAAGTTTTAACGGCTTTACAATCTCCAGGGAGTGGTGGAACTTATCAACCCACAGCCGTGGCGAACCCAACCTATAAACCTACAGTGATGGCGAATTACCCAACCTATGAGCCCAGTAATGGGACGGCTAATCAACGGTCTGCGGGAATCCCCACTCCACCCGTTTCAAAACCATCACTCCCTTCAGAACCATCACTGCCTGCTCAACCGAGTCCTGAAGCTAAGGGCCAGAATAAAATGCCCATGTTAATTGGGGCCCTGATTTTAGCTTTGTTGGTTTTCGGTGGTGGGGGTTTTCTTTACGCTCAAGCGGAAAATGCTCGACAGCAAGAAATCGCCGCAGAACATCAACGAGAAGCGGAGGAACAACGCCAACTAGAAGCGCAAGAACAGGAAAAAAATCAGTTGGGTGAAGGGAAACTGGCTCAAGCAAACAAAGAGGCAGAGGAGTCAGGCAACCTTCAGCCGGCAATTGCTCTGGCGGCGAATATTCAAGATCCGGTGGTCCTGGAATCATTACAACATCAGGTTTATGACACCATCGACCGCACCTGGAGCCAAATACCCGACTTTGAAGGAAACCTGGTCTATCGGATTTGGGTGAATGCTCAAGGGGCGATCGTGGACTACGAAGCAACGGATTCCCTGGCTAAGACGGCTTTGAATCAAACGCCCCTGAAGGAGTTACATCAGCCCTCTGCCGATTATGTCCGCAACACTACCGGCAGCGATTCCTCTTTGGCGGAATTCCAAGTGGTTTTTACCTCCGATGGCCGTTTAGACATTGGCCTCTGGAAGGGTTTTCGCTAG